The Pseudomonas sp. MPC6 nucleotide sequence CGCCCTTGAGCAGTGCCGGCAACAGGCACACCGCGCACAGGTAGGCACCCACCAGACCGGCGGCAGAGAACACGGCAATCTGGGTCAGTGCCGGGAACGGCGTCCAGGCCAGGGCCAGGTAGCCGATACAGCTGGTGATCAGGCTCAGCGTCAGCCCCGGCAGGGTCAGGCGCAACGCCGGCCAGCTGTGCCAGGGTTTCAGGCTCCAGCTCTTGGACAGGTAATGCAGCGGGTAATCGACAGCGACGCCGATCAGGCTGGAGCCGAGCACCAGGGTCATCACGTGCATGTGCCCGAACATCGCCACGCAGGCCACGGCACCGAACAGCATGCCCACCAGCACCGGCACAAACGCCAGCAACACCCGCCAGCGCCGGAAGGCCAGCAACAGCAGCAACAGAATGCCCGCCGTGGCGCCGCCGCCGACCCAGGTCATTTCCCGGGTGGCTTGCCGTTGACCGCTGGCGGCGTAGAGCAAGCCACTGGCGGCCAGCAATTGCACGTCGGCATGGGCGGCTTGTTCCCGGCCCTGCTGGAGCAGATCGGCCACTTGCAGCGGCAGGTTCATGTCGAAGGCGTTGCCGGTGGTCCGCGCCCGCAGCAGCACCCAGCTCTTGCCGTCGGCATCGGCGACCAACGCACCGCTGCCGATGTCCAGTTGCACGGAGCCGTGTTGCGGCTGGCTGTTCTGGATGCGCCCGGTCAGGCCCAGCCAGTCATCCTCGCTCGGCACCAGGCTGAAGCCGGTGAAGGGGTCGAACAGTGCCTGGACCCGTTGCTGGATAAACGCGTCGGGGTGCTCGATCAGTTGTTGTCGATCGGTCGCCGAGAGCATCGCCAGGCGACCTTGCAGCAATTGCGTGCGCAACGCCGGCAAGTCCGCCTGCAGGTTCCACTGGACCTTTTCGAACAAACCGCTGGCCTGCCACTGCTCACCCAGTGTCTGCGCCATGGCGATGGCTTGCGGGCGATCCTTGTGGCCGACCAGCACCAGCATTTCGCGGTTCAGCGGTTCTTGCATGCGTTGTTCGGCACGCAATTCCAGCGCATCCGGTGCCGTGCCCGGCACCAGTTCCATCAGGTTGGCCGACAGCGGTGCGCCGTCACGCCATTGCCAACCGGCGAGCGCGAGCACCGCCAGCAGCAGGAGCAGAAACAGCCACGGCAGCTTCCGTTCACTCGGCAAAGTCATGTTGCTCCGCTTCGCTCAAGGGTTGAGCGCTGGTGCTGTCTTGCATGCGCAACAGCGTGCTGTCGCCCTGGGTTTCGAGCAGCTGGATGCTGTGCACCAGTTCACCGCCGGTGATATTGATCTGATTGAACACCTGCTTGAGCAGCATCGAGCGCGGCAGCAGGGTCAGTGTCCAGTTCTGTGCATCGCCGCTCAGGGACAGCTCGAAGTCCCGTTGCAGTCCGCTGCTGTCGCCTTGCAGCACGGCGAGGAACAAGCGGTTCTGCTCGGCGCCGGCGCTCTTGCCCGGGAGCATTTGCCAACCGTTGGCGTCGCGCCGGGCAATGCCCTTGGCGTTGATGCGGTAATCCTGTTGCAGCGGGGTTTTCAGCAGCCACAGCAGGCCCTGATTTTTCGCCAGGACAAAGGTGCCCTTGCTGGTCAGCGGCCGGGGCAGGGCGCGCAGGTATTTTTCCTGGATGAAGTTGCCGTGGATCACCTCGGGCCTG carries:
- a CDS encoding MMPL family transporter — protein: MTLPSERKLPWLFLLLLLAVLALAGWQWRDGAPLSANLMELVPGTAPDALELRAEQRMQEPLNREMLVLVGHKDRPQAIAMAQTLGEQWQASGLFEKVQWNLQADLPALRTQLLQGRLAMLSATDRQQLIEHPDAFIQQRVQALFDPFTGFSLVPSEDDWLGLTGRIQNSQPQHGSVQLDIGSGALVADADGKSWVLLRARTTGNAFDMNLPLQVADLLQQGREQAAHADVQLLAASGLLYAASGQRQATREMTWVGGGATAGILLLLLLAFRRWRVLLAFVPVLVGMLFGAVACVAMFGHMHVMTLVLGSSLIGVAVDYPLHYLSKSWSLKPWHSWPALRLTLPGLTLSLITSCIGYLALAWTPFPALTQIAVFSAAGLVGAYLCAVCLLPALLKGVELRPAQWPLRVAEFLLERREALLNIARTPVLLALLIAFCVGGLLQLEARNDIRQWVGAPQQLTDEAQAIARITGYQPTSQFFLVRAANQQQLLERQAALGERLDQLVNLDKLKGYLSLNQLVSPPSEQVRVREALNKLAQFWHPLLDLGVPAAALQAELARLQALPIEDIDAALVGPLAEPYRVLWLGPIEDGVAALVSLQGLNNPSLLRVQAMDLPGVELVDRLGELNEVFADTQVSAAELKLASCALIVLVLILPFGLGGALRIVALPLLAALCSLASLGWLGQPLTLFSLFGLLLVTAISVDYAILMREQVGGVAVSLLGTLLAALTTWLSFGLLAVSSTPAVSNFGLSVSLGLAFSFILAPWAGRHVHAGAVTEPAA
- a CDS encoding outer membrane lipoprotein carrier protein LolA — protein: MIDCHPRPPVGAGLLAMVVNDDARHLTLRGALRFFASKLAPTVFCVLLSIPGLANAFDLQQLSDQLSRPEVIHGNFIQEKYLRALPRPLTSKGTFVLAKNQGLLWLLKTPLQQDYRINAKGIARRDANGWQMLPGKSAGAEQNRLFLAVLQGDSSGLQRDFELSLSGDAQNWTLTLLPRSMLLKQVFNQINITGGELVHSIQLLETQGDSTLLRMQDSTSAQPLSEAEQHDFAE